A genome region from Thermogemmatispora onikobensis includes the following:
- the mftC gene encoding mycofactocin radical SAM maturase (MftC is a radical SAM/SPASM enzyme that catalyzes the first two steps in biosynthesis of the electron carrier mycofactocin from the terminal Val-Tyr dipeptide of the precursor peptide MftA.) — translation MTQFVQFHGRHRGRSGSGGQGRPEPGALHPLAKAAFAETGSPPSLTQTSGSQRFLQGGLSAPITVTWEITAACNLTCVHCLSSSGKRRRRELTTEQALAVVDELAEMQVFQIHFGGGEPFMYPGIWRVLERCRERDLVMCVSTNGTLITPERARRLAALEPIYFQVSLDGATPETNDRIRGQDAFRRAMRGLERLAAEGLSLTVNSVLTRYSFPELDRLYEIASSFGAKLRVTRLRPSGRGRAVWEELHPTREQYRGFVAWLREHPDVLTADSFFHLNAFGERLAGLDMCGAATATCCICPEGEVYPCAFFQTPEFEAGNLHEQSFREIWQHSPVFAFYRQMGAGSCGGCSRYDLCHGGCPATKWFVQRSLRVRDPECVLADVPRHIQLVLQEASCSSPAGSEYALP, via the coding sequence ATGACCCAATTCGTACAGTTTCATGGGCGTCACCGTGGGCGGAGCGGGAGCGGGGGCCAAGGGCGGCCTGAGCCTGGTGCTCTTCACCCTCTGGCCAAAGCTGCCTTTGCCGAGACCGGCAGCCCGCCCTCACTCACACAGACCAGCGGCTCGCAGCGTTTCCTGCAGGGAGGACTCTCGGCGCCCATCACGGTAACCTGGGAGATCACGGCGGCCTGCAATCTGACGTGCGTGCATTGCCTCTCATCCTCGGGGAAGCGCCGTCGGCGTGAGCTGACGACAGAGCAAGCCCTGGCAGTGGTCGATGAGCTGGCTGAGATGCAGGTCTTCCAGATCCACTTTGGAGGCGGCGAGCCGTTCATGTATCCGGGCATCTGGCGTGTGTTGGAGCGTTGCCGTGAGCGTGACCTGGTGATGTGCGTCAGCACGAATGGCACCCTGATCACGCCTGAGCGCGCTCGCCGCCTGGCTGCTCTGGAGCCGATTTATTTTCAGGTCAGCCTGGACGGTGCCACCCCTGAGACCAATGATCGGATTCGTGGGCAAGATGCCTTTCGACGAGCCATGCGCGGTCTGGAGCGTCTGGCTGCCGAGGGCCTGAGCTTAACCGTCAATAGCGTCCTGACGCGCTATAGTTTCCCCGAATTGGATCGCCTCTATGAGATCGCCAGCAGCTTTGGGGCCAAACTGCGCGTGACACGTCTGCGCCCTTCTGGACGCGGGCGCGCAGTATGGGAAGAGCTACATCCCACACGCGAGCAGTATCGCGGCTTTGTGGCCTGGCTGCGGGAGCATCCCGATGTGTTGACTGCTGACTCGTTTTTCCACCTGAATGCCTTTGGCGAGCGCCTGGCGGGCCTGGACATGTGCGGCGCGGCGACCGCCACCTGCTGTATCTGTCCTGAAGGCGAGGTCTATCCCTGCGCCTTCTTCCAAACGCCCGAATTCGAGGCTGGTAACTTACACGAACAGAGCTTTCGTGAGATCTGGCAGCACTCGCCGGTCTTTGCTTTCTACCGCCAGATGGGAGCCGGCTCCTGTGGCGGTTGCTCGCGCTACGACCTTTGTCATGGTGGCTGTCCAGCCACCAAGTGGTTCGTCCAGCGCAGTTTGCGAGTGCGTGACCCCGAGTGCGTGC
- the mftB gene encoding mycofactocin biosynthesis chaperone MftB (MftB, a small protein, is a peptide chaperone that assists the radical SAM enzyme MftC in performing two modifications to the C-terminal Val-Tyr dipeptide of the mycofactocin precursor peptide, MftA. MftB's role is analogous to the role of PqqD in the biosynthesis of PQQ, a cofactor that derives entirely from a Tyr and a Glu in the precursor PqqA.): protein MTMTAHSAGSRYRLLPEVKIRREAFGGILYKYGCADRGSLSFINSPRLIELLLLAREQFAGDLSAAIEQQVFSAEAKARLSAALAELLKRGYLEAEPVAELAPGEAAAQ, encoded by the coding sequence ATGACCATGACTGCACATTCGGCAGGCTCCCGCTATCGTTTGCTACCCGAGGTCAAGATTCGGCGTGAAGCCTTTGGCGGCATCCTCTATAAATATGGCTGTGCTGATCGAGGCTCGCTCTCGTTCATCAATTCTCCACGTCTGATAGAGCTACTGCTCTTGGCACGAGAGCAGTTTGCAGGCGATCTCAGCGCGGCCATCGAACAGCAAGTCTTCTCGGCAGAAGCCAAAGCCCGCCTCTCTGCGGCACTCGCTGAGCTGCTGAAACGCGGCTATCTAGAGGCCGAGCCAGTGGCTGAGCTGGCGCCTGGCGAGGCAGCGGCGCAATAG